A window of the Astyanax mexicanus isolate ESR-SI-001 chromosome 22, AstMex3_surface, whole genome shotgun sequence genome harbors these coding sequences:
- the pheta1 gene encoding sesquipedalian-1 — protein sequence MKLNERSVAHYATCNSPPDKTGFLWKKGERNPSYHRRWCVLKGNMLFYFEERESREPVGVIVMEGCTVELCDSESEEFAFAVRFDCARARVYKLAADTQVAMESWVKALSRATFDYMRLLVRELERQLEEAQQLSQQSKNKPKKHMTQGGGGGGGGGGRLKPVLSGPPALQGPQVPPSVSPEEGFLSLGVPGKENGVSWNKPAGLVNGEGGVSGVVWETEGQGDSARPPPIPPRRKTPGGSLESPVSPETGCFSKLHDWYGREVAELRVEWLQSQ from the exons ATGAAGCTGAACGAGCGGAGCGTGGCGCACTACGCCACCTGTAACTCTCCGCCGGATAAGACGGGCTTCCTGTGGAAGAAGGGCGAGCGTAATCCGTCGTATCACCGGCGCTGGTGTGTGCTGAAGGGGAACATGCTGTTTTATTTTGAGGAGCGCGAGAGCCGCGAGCCGGTGGGCGTGATCGTGATGGAGGGATGCACAGTGGAGCTCTGCGACTCCGAGTCCGAGGAGTTCGCCTTCGCCGTGCGCTTCGACTGCGCCCGCGCTCGCGTCTACAAACTCGCCGCCGACACGCAGGTCGCCATGGAGTCGTGGGTGAAGGCGCTGTCTCGCGCCACATTCGACTACATGCGGCTGCTGGTGCGAGAGCTGGAGAGACAGCTGGAGGAGGCTCAGCAGCTCTCGCAACAGAGCAAGAACAAACCCAAAAAACACATGACGCAG GggggaggtggtggaggaggaggtggaggacgCCTGAAGCCCGTCCTGTCGGGACCCCCCGCCCTGCAGGGACCCCAGGTCCCGCCCTCCGTTTCTCCTGAGGAGGGCTTCCTGTCGCTGGGCGTTCCCGGGAAGGAGAACGGCGTGTCCTGGAATAAACCCGCCGGGTTGGTGAACGGCGAGGGGGGCGTGTCCGGGGTGGTCTGGGAGACGGAGGGTCAGGGGGACTCTGCCAGACCCCCGCCCATCCCCCCGCGGAGGAAGACCCCCGGCGGGTCTCTGGAGAGCCCGGTGTCGCCCGAGACCGGCTGCTTCTCCAAACTGCACGACTGGTACGGGAGGGAGGTGGCGGAGCTGCGGGTGGAGTGGCTGCAGAGTCAGTGA